Below is a genomic region from Elusimicrobiota bacterium.
CCTCGCCCTCCGCGCCGCGCAGGAGCACGGTGAAGAACGCGGCCGCGGCGTCGGCCAGATAGCAGAAGGAGCGCACGACCCGCCCGTCGCCCTTGAGCACGATGTCGCGGCCGCGCACGATGTCTCCCACGAAATCGCTGAACACCCGGCCGTCGTGCAATGGCATGCCCGGACCATACGTATGGAACGGCCGGACCACCCGGAAGGGCACGCCGTATTGCCGGTGCCAGGCCGCGCACAGGCTTTCGCCCGCGCGCTTGCTCTCGGAATAGCAGGAACGGACGGCCAAGGGGTCCACCGGCCCCCAGCGGTCCTCCCGGATGCGGCCCCAAGCCGCCGGGACCTCGCCGTAGACCTCGCTGCTGCTGAAATATAGGAAGCCGGCGCTCTTCCGGGCTCGGGCCAACTCCAACAGACGCCAAGTGCCCAGGATGTTGGGCGCCAAGGTGCCGACCGGATCGCGGCGGTAGTAGCGGGGGCTGGCCTGGCTGGCCGCGTGGATGATGTAGTCCGGCGCGAGACGCGCGGGCAGCGGCCCGGCCGCGTCCGCGACCACGAGACGCAGATCGCGGCGGCCGCGATAGTGAGCGAATCGGCGCCGGGCTTTGGCCCCGTTGCGGACCAGGCCGACCACGGTCACGCCCAGCTTGCGCGCCTCATTAAGGAAGAGCAGGGTCTCGGCCATGTAGGCGGGCAAGAAACCGCCGGCTCCCGTGATCAGCACCGTGCTGCCCGCCAGGCGCCGGAAAGGCAGGCCCAGGCCGGCTAGCCCGCGGAGGTCTTCCGTGACGACAGGATGTCGCATCAGAGATTGATCTTGTCTTGGATGAACCCGCGCGGCATGCGCAGGCTCTGCGCGTATATCTTGCGTATGTACTCCCCGATGATGCCGATGGCGCAGAGCTGGGCG
It encodes:
- a CDS encoding NAD-dependent epimerase/dehydratase family protein, with amino-acid sequence MRHPVVTEDLRGLAGLGLPFRRLAGSTVLITGAGGFLPAYMAETLLFLNEARKLGVTVVGLVRNGAKARRRFAHYRGRRDLRLVVADAAGPLPARLAPDYIIHAASQASPRYYRRDPVGTLAPNILGTWRLLELARARKSAGFLYFSSSEVYGEVPAAWGRIREDRWGPVDPLAVRSCYSESKRAGESLCAAWHRQYGVPFRVVRPFHTYGPGMPLHDGRVFSDFVGDIVRGRDIVLKGDGRVVRSFCYLADAAAAFFTVLLRGAEGEAYNVGHDRAALSVSDFARFLVRTFPERRLRVLRRPSGCPPPGGAPSRICPDLSRLRGLGWRPRYTLKEGLRRTLAYNL